A window from Streptomyces griseiscabiei encodes these proteins:
- a CDS encoding DUF1416 domain-containing protein: protein MCGAKAGGPDASTIKPGETTIQGQVTRDGEPVTGYVRLLDSTGEFTAEVPTSATGQFRFYAAEGTWTVRALVPGGTADRTVVAQQGGLAEVAIAV, encoded by the coding sequence ATGTGTGGAGCGAAGGCCGGCGGCCCCGACGCCTCGACGATCAAGCCCGGTGAGACCACGATCCAGGGTCAGGTGACCCGCGACGGCGAGCCGGTGACGGGCTACGTCCGTCTGCTGGACTCGACCGGCGAGTTCACGGCGGAGGTCCCGACCTCCGCGACGGGCCAGTTCCGCTTCTACGCGGCCGAGGGCACCTGGACCGTCCGCGCGCTGGTCCCCGGCGGCACCGCCGACCGTACCGTCGTCGCCCAGCAGGGCGGCCTCGCGGAGGTCGCGATCGCCGTCTGA
- a CDS encoding DUF3099 domain-containing protein, whose product MYARRRHTYFAMMGTCLALFVLAWGVVRLWSVPVAVGMCVIAMLIPPLAAVVANRRGPDDRWWDDPSGDPKSDEWWDELDGKRRPPR is encoded by the coding sequence ATGTACGCCCGCCGGCGCCACACCTACTTCGCCATGATGGGCACCTGCCTCGCCCTCTTCGTCCTGGCCTGGGGCGTCGTACGGCTCTGGTCGGTCCCGGTCGCGGTCGGCATGTGCGTGATCGCCATGCTGATCCCCCCGCTCGCCGCCGTCGTCGCCAACCGCCGAGGCCCCGACGACCGCTGGTGGGACGACCCCTCCGGCGACCCGAAGTCCGACGAGTGGTGGGACGAACTGGACGGCAAGCGGCGCCCGCCGAGGTAA
- a CDS encoding DsrE family protein, with product MAKKLVIKVTAGADAPERCSQAFTVAAVAVASGVEVSLWLTGESAWFALPGRAAEFELPHAAPLPDLLDSVLAGGRLTLCTQCAARRDITEKDVIEGVRIAGAQVFVQEALADDAQALVY from the coding sequence ATGGCGAAGAAGCTCGTGATCAAGGTGACGGCGGGGGCGGACGCCCCCGAGCGGTGCTCGCAGGCCTTCACGGTGGCGGCGGTGGCCGTGGCCAGCGGCGTCGAGGTGTCGCTGTGGCTGACGGGCGAGTCCGCGTGGTTCGCGCTGCCGGGCCGGGCCGCCGAGTTCGAACTCCCGCACGCGGCCCCGCTCCCCGACCTCCTCGACTCGGTCCTCGCCGGCGGCCGGCTCACCCTGTGCACCCAGTGCGCGGCCCGCCGGGACATCACGGAGAAGGACGTCATCGAGGGCGTACGGATCGCCGGCGCCCAGGTGTTCGTCCAGGAGGCCCTGGCGGACGACGCGCAGGCGCTCGTCTACTGA